Proteins from a genomic interval of Pseudomonas sp. RC10:
- a CDS encoding response regulator transcription factor, whose protein sequence is MKTVFIIDDHPVIRLAIRMLLENENYEIVGETDNGVDAMQMVRECMPDLIILDISIPKLDGLEVLTRFNAMNLPAKILVLTGQAPSLFAIRCMQNGAAGYVCKQEDLSELVSSVKAVLSGYNYFPSQALGRLQTDGIPEELERFKIVNDRELMVLQLFAQGRTNKEIAKGMFLSNKTVSTYKTRLMQKLKVKTLVELIEMAKRNSLV, encoded by the coding sequence ATGAAAACAGTTTTTATCATCGATGATCATCCTGTGATTCGTCTCGCCATCCGGATGCTGCTTGAGAATGAGAATTACGAGATCGTGGGCGAGACCGACAACGGGGTGGATGCCATGCAGATGGTCCGCGAATGCATGCCGGACCTGATCATCCTGGACATCAGCATTCCCAAACTCGACGGCCTTGAGGTCCTGACGCGCTTCAATGCCATGAATCTGCCAGCAAAGATTCTGGTACTGACCGGACAAGCACCCAGTTTGTTCGCCATCCGTTGCATGCAAAACGGCGCCGCGGGCTATGTATGCAAGCAAGAAGACCTCAGCGAACTTGTCAGTTCGGTGAAAGCGGTACTCTCTGGCTACAATTATTTCCCGAGTCAGGCGCTGGGAAGGTTGCAGACAGACGGAATTCCCGAAGAACTGGAGCGCTTCAAAATAGTCAATGACCGAGAACTGATGGTCCTTCAGCTATTTGCCCAGGGGCGGACAAACAAGGAAATCGCCAAAGGCATGTTTCTCAGCAACAAGACGGTGAGCACTTATAAAACCCGTCTGATGCAAAAATTGAAAGTCAAGACGCTCGTAGAACTTATCGAGATGGCAAAACGCAATTCGCTAGTGTGA
- a CDS encoding response regulator: MSRHTLRILLVEDHPFQLIALQILLNNHGFYRVTPALTASEALAAMERSDIPYDLLLCDQRLPDMSGIELIEQASRQCLVREAVLLSGLEPSQLRDIETQAIRNGIPLLGCLIKPLNTLELFRLISSVPGDC; encoded by the coding sequence ATGTCCAGACACACCCTTCGCATTTTGCTGGTAGAGGATCATCCGTTTCAGCTCATCGCGCTGCAGATCCTGCTCAACAACCACGGCTTCTACCGCGTGACCCCCGCCCTGACCGCCAGTGAAGCGCTGGCGGCAATGGAGCGCAGCGACATCCCTTACGACCTCCTGCTCTGCGATCAACGCCTGCCGGACATGAGCGGCATCGAATTGATCGAACAGGCAAGCCGACAGTGCCTGGTAAGAGAGGCCGTCTTGCTGAGTGGTCTGGAACCGTCGCAGTTGCGGGATATCGAAACCCAGGCCATCAGAAACGGCATCCCATTACTCGGTTGCCTGATCAAACCGTTGAACACGCTGGAACTGTTCCGACTTATTTCTTCCGTTCCCGGTGACTGCTGA
- a CDS encoding SDR family oxidoreductase has product MRNSQKVAIVTGASQGLGAAIVAGYRNAGFAVIANSRNIKPSSDAGVIAVPGDIASRETAQKLIDTAIERFGRVDTLINNAGIFIGKPFTEYTADDLARMLQTNIHGFFNITQLAIPEMLKHKNGHIVQITTTLVNQALTDIPAGLALITKGGLDAVTRGLAIEYATQGIRVNSVAPGIIKTPMHGPENHEFLGKLHPMGRMGEEQEIVDAVMYLENGAFVTGERLNVDGGQHAGRW; this is encoded by the coding sequence ATGAGAAATTCGCAAAAAGTCGCCATCGTCACCGGCGCATCCCAAGGTCTTGGCGCGGCAATCGTCGCGGGCTATCGCAATGCCGGTTTTGCCGTGATCGCGAATTCCCGGAACATCAAGCCATCGTCGGACGCGGGCGTTATCGCCGTGCCGGGTGACATCGCCAGCCGCGAAACGGCGCAGAAGCTGATCGACACCGCCATTGAACGTTTCGGTCGCGTCGACACGCTGATCAACAATGCCGGCATCTTTATCGGTAAGCCGTTCACGGAATACACCGCCGATGACCTGGCCCGCATGCTGCAAACCAATATTCACGGCTTCTTCAACATTACCCAGCTGGCCATCCCGGAAATGCTGAAGCACAAGAACGGCCACATCGTTCAAATCACGACCACCTTGGTCAACCAGGCGTTGACTGATATTCCAGCGGGCCTGGCACTGATCACCAAAGGGGGCCTGGACGCGGTCACTCGCGGTCTGGCCATCGAATACGCGACTCAGGGCATCCGCGTGAATTCCGTGGCACCCGGCATTATCAAGACGCCAATGCACGGTCCGGAAAATCATGAGTTCCTGGGCAAGCTGCACCCAATGGGCCGTATGGGTGAAGAGCAGGAAATCGTTGATGCCGTGATGTACTTGGAAAACGGCGCGTTCGTCACCGGCGAGCGCTTGAACGTCGACGGCGGCCAGCACGCCGGTCGCTGGTAA
- a CDS encoding alpha/beta hydrolase has protein sequence MLRSELSRLAFACAFIVTATTAAAADASTSRYGENLEGFKYPYPLHYFAFESQGTQLQMGYMDVPPTANANGRTAVLMHGKNFCGATWEDSIKSLSAGGYRVVVPDQIGFCTSTKPDHYQYSFHQLADNTHGLLASLGIKNADIIGHSTGGMLAARYALSYPEQTAKLVMVNPIGLEDWKAKGVPWRSVDQWYQREMKLNADGIRKYEQATYYAGHWKTEYERWVDMLAGLNAGAGHQKVAWNSALIYDMIFTQPVVYELPSLKVPTVLLIGDADTTAIGSDIAPPEVKARIGHYNVLGKETAKLIPGARLVEFPGKGHAPQMEDPVLFNKTLLTELDRN, from the coding sequence ATGTTGCGATCAGAACTCTCGCGCCTGGCGTTCGCCTGTGCGTTCATTGTCACGGCAACCACCGCCGCTGCGGCCGATGCTTCCACGTCCCGCTATGGGGAAAATCTGGAAGGCTTCAAATACCCTTATCCGTTGCATTATTTCGCCTTCGAATCCCAAGGCACCCAGCTGCAAATGGGCTACATGGACGTGCCGCCCACAGCGAACGCCAACGGTCGAACGGCGGTGTTGATGCACGGCAAGAATTTTTGCGGCGCCACCTGGGAAGACAGCATCAAATCCCTGAGCGCTGGCGGATATCGCGTGGTCGTGCCCGACCAGATCGGCTTTTGCACCTCGACCAAACCGGATCACTATCAATACAGTTTCCATCAGCTGGCGGACAACACCCATGGGTTGCTGGCCAGCCTCGGCATCAAGAACGCTGACATCATCGGTCACTCTACGGGCGGCATGCTTGCCGCTCGCTACGCGCTGAGCTACCCCGAGCAGACCGCTAAACTCGTCATGGTCAACCCCATCGGCCTGGAAGACTGGAAAGCGAAAGGGGTGCCGTGGCGCAGCGTCGATCAGTGGTATCAGCGTGAAATGAAGCTTAATGCCGACGGCATTCGCAAATACGAGCAGGCGACCTATTACGCTGGCCACTGGAAGACGGAATACGAGCGCTGGGTGGACATGCTCGCGGGGCTGAACGCGGGTGCCGGGCATCAGAAAGTGGCGTGGAACTCCGCGCTGATCTACGACATGATTTTCACCCAGCCGGTCGTTTACGAGTTGCCCAGCCTCAAGGTGCCCACGGTGTTGCTGATCGGTGATGCCGACACCACGGCGATTGGCAGCGACATTGCGCCACCCGAGGTGAAAGCCCGGATCGGGCATTACAACGTCCTGGGCAAAGAAACCGCCAAGCTCATCCCGGGCGCCAGGCTGGTGGAGTTCCCCGGGAAAGGACACGCACCACAAATGGAAGATCCGGTGCTGTTCAACAAGACGCTGCTCACCGAGCTGGACCGCAACTGA
- a CDS encoding transporter substrate-binding domain-containing protein → MGIHAGSAAAERYTLLSRANPAHMDVTLDRTQWQWVRNKRELVLGTSAPDYPPFDMTLTGRDYEGFTADYTGILGRALDLPIRVLRYDSRNAAIDALLSGEIDLLGSANGYEAAASELKLSSPYAVDQPVLVTRTGENRSLTDGLNGLRLSMVYHYLPPDEISALYPKASLQTFPSFQSAINAVAFNQADVFLGDAISTHYVINKGYLNNVQMANFGKHEPNGFSFAVKGDNTALLEIVNLVLKGIPIEERIAISKRWGAGADLLLTDQKLQLTQREERWIAQHPTVRVVINDAYAPLTFFDVNGNFRGLTADLLDLVKLRTGLRFEVSHAPSMRDMMNRLTQGQADLIGAMVPSDERENRFNFSRPYMDNAFVLVTRKETSSPSNLDQLEDKRIALTLGSPVMEYLQQAYPRIYPVEVDNPAQALDMLAHGRVEGAITSLFSANYFISSRGLSDALQMRVTVGRDPARIAMATSRNAPELSGIIDKALSSIAPEDLAVINNRWRTYVPSGGGAWQDYQLLIYQIVIGAGLLLLGLLAWNAWMRRQIKQRVRAERALGDQFEFMSALVNGTPHPIYVRDSAGLLQLCNDSYLTAFSANREDVIGKSILDGVLSDAQEARQYVADYQQVMQNDTPLILDRSLHIGDRSLTIYHWILPFRDSLGKVQGIIGGWIDISERRQLIEELQTAKQQADDANRAKSTFLATMSHEIRTPMNAVIGMLELALKRADQGQLDRPAIEVAYSSAKDLLELIGDILDIARIESGRLTLSPERANLRQLVESVVRVFDGLARQKSLSLQLDLDSRINIDVLIDPLRFKQILSNLISNAIKFTQQGQVRISLQAEDSATEQQVRLHVVIQDSGIGITREDQARLFAPFAQADNSGQLARTGAGLGLVICRSLCEMMGGTLTLDSEPGQGTRVHMMFDLTPLDPLANLPVVKENGEHDSATLDILVVDDHPANRLLLCQQLEFLGHRCEVAEQGAQGLEHWLARHFDLVIVDCNMPVMNGYDLTRAIRTHEREGGQQPCTILGFTANAQPEEILRCREAGMDDCLFKPISLTALNDRLSRIGVGQRYRGLKTENPPFDMGSILALTGDRPTMIEHLIKQLISSCRDDAQELNDVSTRGNRQEMRDIAHKIKGAARIISASEVIALCDQLEHACDDESPPITLKDHAQALRGALMRLERALLQHRQS, encoded by the coding sequence ATGGGTATTCATGCCGGATCGGCTGCGGCCGAACGCTATACCCTGCTCAGCCGTGCCAACCCGGCGCACATGGATGTGACGCTGGACCGGACGCAGTGGCAGTGGGTGCGCAACAAGCGCGAGCTGGTTCTGGGCACTTCCGCTCCGGACTACCCCCCTTTCGACATGACCCTCACCGGCCGTGATTACGAAGGCTTCACCGCCGACTACACGGGTATTCTGGGGCGGGCACTGGACCTGCCCATCAGGGTCCTGCGCTATGACTCAAGGAACGCGGCCATCGACGCACTGCTGAGCGGGGAAATCGACCTGCTGGGCAGCGCCAACGGTTACGAGGCCGCTGCGTCCGAACTCAAGCTTTCGTCTCCGTACGCCGTTGACCAGCCGGTACTGGTGACGCGTACGGGCGAGAACCGGAGTCTGACCGATGGTCTCAATGGCCTGCGCCTGAGCATGGTCTATCACTACCTGCCTCCGGACGAAATCAGCGCGCTTTACCCCAAGGCGAGCTTGCAGACATTCCCGTCATTCCAGAGCGCGATCAATGCGGTCGCGTTCAATCAGGCCGACGTCTTTCTGGGCGACGCCATTTCAACCCACTACGTCATCAACAAGGGTTACCTCAACAACGTTCAGATGGCCAACTTTGGCAAGCACGAGCCCAACGGGTTCAGCTTTGCCGTCAAAGGCGACAACACAGCGCTGCTGGAGATCGTCAACCTGGTCCTCAAAGGCATTCCCATCGAGGAACGCATCGCCATTTCCAAACGCTGGGGTGCAGGGGCCGACCTGCTGCTCACTGACCAGAAACTGCAACTGACCCAACGCGAGGAACGCTGGATCGCCCAGCATCCAACGGTTCGGGTGGTGATCAACGACGCTTACGCACCGCTGACTTTTTTCGACGTCAACGGTAACTTTCGCGGCCTGACGGCGGACCTGCTGGACCTTGTCAAGCTGCGCACCGGGCTGCGCTTCGAGGTCAGTCACGCGCCGAGCATGCGCGACATGATGAACCGGCTGACCCAAGGGCAGGCCGACCTTATCGGCGCCATGGTGCCCAGCGACGAACGCGAAAACCGCTTCAACTTCAGTCGCCCCTACATGGACAACGCCTTTGTGCTGGTGACCCGCAAGGAAACGTCCAGTCCATCCAATCTCGATCAACTGGAAGACAAACGTATTGCCCTCACCCTCGGCAGCCCGGTGATGGAATACCTCCAGCAAGCGTACCCGCGCATTTACCCCGTGGAAGTCGACAATCCCGCCCAGGCGCTCGACATGCTGGCCCATGGTCGCGTGGAAGGGGCTATCACCTCGTTGTTCAGCGCCAATTATTTCATCTCATCACGCGGGCTGAGCGATGCCTTGCAGATGCGGGTAACGGTGGGCCGTGACCCGGCGCGCATCGCCATGGCAACGTCGCGCAACGCCCCGGAACTGAGCGGCATCATCGACAAGGCGCTGTCGAGCATTGCGCCGGAAGACCTGGCGGTGATCAACAACCGCTGGCGCACTTATGTCCCTTCAGGGGGTGGCGCCTGGCAGGACTATCAACTGCTGATTTATCAGATCGTCATCGGCGCGGGCCTGTTGCTGCTCGGCTTGCTGGCCTGGAACGCCTGGATGCGGCGTCAGATCAAGCAGCGCGTACGTGCCGAACGTGCGCTGGGTGACCAGTTCGAATTCATGAGCGCGCTGGTCAACGGCACGCCCCACCCCATCTACGTGCGCGACAGTGCCGGGTTGCTGCAACTGTGCAACGACAGCTACCTGACCGCCTTTTCGGCTAACCGCGAAGACGTGATCGGCAAGAGCATCCTCGACGGGGTGCTGAGCGATGCCCAGGAAGCCCGGCAGTACGTTGCTGACTATCAACAGGTCATGCAGAACGACACGCCGCTGATCCTCGACCGTTCGCTGCACATCGGTGATCGCTCATTAACCATCTACCACTGGATTCTTCCGTTCCGGGATTCCCTCGGCAAGGTACAAGGCATTATCGGCGGCTGGATCGACATCAGCGAACGCCGCCAATTGATCGAGGAACTGCAAACAGCCAAACAACAGGCTGACGACGCGAACCGCGCCAAGAGTACTTTTCTGGCGACCATGAGCCATGAAATCCGGACACCAATGAACGCTGTCATTGGCATGCTCGAACTGGCCCTCAAACGTGCGGATCAGGGTCAGCTCGACCGTCCTGCCATTGAAGTGGCGTACAGCTCCGCCAAGGACCTGCTGGAGCTGATTGGCGACATTCTCGACATCGCGCGCATCGAATCGGGCCGCCTGACCCTCAGTCCTGAGCGGGCGAATCTTCGGCAGTTGGTAGAGTCGGTGGTCCGGGTTTTCGACGGCCTTGCCCGGCAAAAAAGCCTGTCGCTGCAACTGGACCTGGACAGCCGCATCAACATCGATGTGCTCATCGATCCCCTGCGCTTCAAGCAGATTCTTTCCAACCTCATCAGCAACGCGATCAAGTTCACCCAGCAGGGCCAGGTCCGCATCAGCCTGCAAGCCGAGGACTCCGCCACCGAGCAACAGGTTCGCCTGCACGTGGTCATCCAGGACAGCGGCATCGGCATTACACGGGAGGATCAGGCCCGGCTGTTCGCGCCCTTCGCTCAGGCGGACAACAGCGGGCAACTGGCCCGAACCGGCGCCGGGCTGGGACTGGTCATCTGTCGCAGTCTGTGCGAAATGATGGGCGGCACCCTGACCCTCGACAGTGAGCCCGGCCAGGGCACCCGCGTGCACATGATGTTCGACCTGACGCCTCTCGACCCGCTGGCCAACCTTCCCGTGGTCAAGGAGAACGGCGAGCATGACAGCGCGACGCTGGACATTCTGGTGGTCGACGATCATCCCGCCAACCGCCTGTTGCTCTGCCAGCAACTGGAGTTCCTGGGGCATCGTTGCGAGGTGGCCGAACAGGGGGCCCAAGGGTTGGAGCATTGGCTGGCCCGACACTTCGATCTGGTGATCGTCGATTGCAACATGCCCGTCATGAATGGGTACGACCTGACACGGGCAATCCGCACCCACGAACGTGAGGGTGGTCAGCAACCGTGCACCATTCTCGGCTTCACCGCCAATGCACAACCCGAGGAGATCCTGCGCTGCCGCGAGGCCGGCATGGACGATTGCCTGTTCAAGCCGATCAGCCTCACCGCGCTCAATGATCGGCTGTCACGAATCGGGGTCGGGCAGCGCTACCGGGGGCTCAAGACCGAAAATCCACCATTCGACATGGGCAGTATCCTGGCGCTGACCGGCGACCGTCCGACGATGATCGAACACCTGATCAAACAGTTGATCAGCAGCTGTCGTGACGATGCCCAAGAGCTGAACGACGTGAGCACACGGGGCAATCGCCAGGAGATGCGCGACATTGCACACAAGATCAAAGGCGCCGCGCGGATCATCAGCGCCAGTGAGGTCATTGCTCTTTGCGACCAGCTTGAACACGCCTGTGACGACGAAAGCCCGCCGATCACGCTGAAGGATCACGCACAGGCATTGAGAGGCGCACTGATGAGGCTCGAACGCGCATTGCTTCAGCACCGCCAATCCTAG